One segment of Mastomys coucha isolate ucsf_1 unplaced genomic scaffold, UCSF_Mcou_1 pScaffold23, whole genome shotgun sequence DNA contains the following:
- the Gramd1b gene encoding protein Aster-B isoform X7, with product MPAANMMENLQLPALQVPEPQGAPEGSAVWSSSSTPTLRRRRFKMRRMKNVQEQSLEAGLVAPDLPGVLAPGKEFLQLPSIEITPSSDEDTPWSNCSTPSASPRRKRFLLRKWLRVRERKECSESRCPYRSMLPL from the exons ATGCCGGCGGCCAACATGATGGAGAACCTGCAGCTGCCCGCCCTGCAGGTGCCAGAGCCTCAGGGCGCGCCCGAGGGCAGCGCGGTGTGGTCCAGCTCGTCCACCCCCACGCTCCGCCGCCGGCGCTTTAAGATGCGCCGGATGAAGAACGTGCAGGAGCAAAGCCTGGAGGCGGGGCTGGTAGCCCCGGACCTACCCGGCGTCTTGGCCCCCGGCAAGGAGTTCCTGCAACTGCCGTCCATTGAGATTACGCCCTCCAGCGACGAGGACACCCCGTGGTCTAACTGCTCCACACCCAGCGCGTCCCCGCGCAGAAAACGCTTCCTGCTCCGCAAGTGGCTGAGGGTGAGGGAGCGGAAGGAGTGCAGTGAGAGCAG ATGCCCGTACAGGTCCATGTTGCCTTTGTAG